The proteins below are encoded in one region of Helicoverpa armigera isolate CAAS_96S chromosome 11, ASM3070526v1, whole genome shotgun sequence:
- the LOC110370206 gene encoding 2-iminobutanoate/2-iminopropanoate deaminase isoform X1 — MIAIRKFLPKHNLGVSLKMNSMNPNATSKANAHKVTKTIVTSPCIYKPVGPYSQAILADRTLYVSGLLGMDPQAQLVCGGAEAQARQALDNLKLVLEAGGASLHSVVKTTILLARMDDFQAVNQVYAECKSAKTKKDSDELEDFLLFGKSVR, encoded by the exons AATCAGAAAGTTTTTGCCTAAGCACAATCTTGGAGTATCGTTAAAGATGAATTCTATGAATCCAAATGCTACATCTAAAGCGAACGCTCACAAAGTTACCAAGACTATTGTCACATCTCCATGTATTTATAAACCCGTTGGGCCTTacag CCAAGCAATTCTAGCTGATAGAACACTCTACGTGTCGGGGCTACTGGGCATGGACCCTCAGGCACAGTTGGTATGCGGTGGCGCCGAAGCTCAAGCGCGGCAGGCGCTCGACAACTTGAAGCTCGTGCTAGAGGCGGGCGGCGCGTCTCTACATTCCGTCGTGAAAACTACAATCTTGCTCGCTCGGATGGACGACTTCCAAGCCGTAAACCAGGTTTATGCAGAATGTAAGtctgcaaaaacaaaaaaagattcTGACGAATTGGAGgacttcctcctttttgggaagtcggttagaTAA
- the LOC110370206 gene encoding 2-iminobutanoate/2-iminopropanoate deaminase isoform X2, translating to MNSMNPNATSKANAHKVTKTIVTSPCIYKPVGPYSQAILADRTLYVSGLLGMDPQAQLVCGGAEAQARQALDNLKLVLEAGGASLHSVVKTTILLARMDDFQAVNQVYAECKSAKTKKDSDELEDFLLFGKSVR from the exons ATGAATTCTATGAATCCAAATGCTACATCTAAAGCGAACGCTCACAAAGTTACCAAGACTATTGTCACATCTCCATGTATTTATAAACCCGTTGGGCCTTacag CCAAGCAATTCTAGCTGATAGAACACTCTACGTGTCGGGGCTACTGGGCATGGACCCTCAGGCACAGTTGGTATGCGGTGGCGCCGAAGCTCAAGCGCGGCAGGCGCTCGACAACTTGAAGCTCGTGCTAGAGGCGGGCGGCGCGTCTCTACATTCCGTCGTGAAAACTACAATCTTGCTCGCTCGGATGGACGACTTCCAAGCCGTAAACCAGGTTTATGCAGAATGTAAGtctgcaaaaacaaaaaaagattcTGACGAATTGGAGgacttcctcctttttgggaagtcggttagaTAA